A stretch of DNA from Odocoileus virginianus isolate 20LAN1187 ecotype Illinois chromosome 7, Ovbor_1.2, whole genome shotgun sequence:
AGATCTTGGGCAAGCTACTTAGATGGAAGACCCTGTCGCCCCACCTGTAAGTGGGATGGCAGTCCCTCTCCTATGAATGGTAAGGCCTGGCCCACAGAGGACTCTCAGACATGGTTACACACATCCATTATCACTCACTGACTTCCTacacgcccccccaccccccggtgGCATGCAGCCCAGGAATCCCATTTAGAAAAGGAGGTAGAGGTGGGGAGCGTGCGTGGGAGTGATGGCTGCTTGGGCAGCACCGGGAGAGGTGGAAGCAGGGGCATTCAATCTGTGCATTAGAACAGAGTCGTGGTGATTACATACATAGACGCTGAGTCAGACGGGAACCCCTCCATAGTTCTGACATCCTAGGCAGTCACTTAACCTTTTCAACCTCAATTTCCTAATCCGTATGGCAGGGATAACTGCAGTCTCTCATACAGGGCAGCGGTGGAACTTAAATGAGATTAGGTAGGCAGAGGGTCTGGATGACAACTAGCCTCTGACAGGTGACAAGCGTTCCACACATCCTGCGTCCCCTCAGGCAGAGGTGGCTCCGCTCCTGCCaggagattgccaggagagactGCCAGGTAACtgatttcttcctcccttccctgggcCCATTTCCCACTATGCCCGGTCTGTGGGGGCTGGAACAAGCTCAGGAGTGACAAAGGCCCTGCCCAGAGAGCCAGCTCCTCTGATAACCAGCAAGAGAAGCAGAGGCTGGATGATCCCATTGGAAAGACTCTGTTCAATTGATTCTGCTTGCCCAGCTGGAGGGCTGGACCAGGAGGTGTGCAGAAACAACCTACCTGGGAAAGAACCACCAGTCTGGGAGTGGGCAGCAGCTGGCAGCAGAAAGAGAGAGCACTGGACAGTGAGTCATGGCCCTGAGCAAAGAGAGCATCTCTGGGTCACTCCTTGACCTCCAGGGGTTCTATAGGGTCACATGAGACAGCAGGTGTGTAAGTGCTTAGAAAACGCAGACCCGCTGGGAGACTCAGGGATGTGTCCCTAAAGCAGTTAGAGGTTTCAGGGCCTGGAAGCTGTCATCTGAAAGGAACTGACATTTCTGTCCTTCAGTCTGGCATTGGGCTGCCCTCTAGGATTCACTACCTGTCTTTTCAGCCTTTCTACAGGCCTACCTTTGCTCCAGAGCTACAAAACACACCAGGCTTCAGCCTCTGGGCTCACATTCAgacacctccctcccccagaaCACAGGTTTCCAGGCTTCCCCTCCACTTGCAGAAATCCAGAACCCTTCATTCCCCAAAGGGGTGTGCTCTCTGTGGCTACTTCAGTGAGACCTCTCTGGGGCATTGGTGACATTTCAGTGACAGTTTGTACAAACCTTTCCTATCTGTCTAAAGATAGCCATGGAGAGGACCACTTCAGTCTCTAACATCTCACTGGTAGTTTATGAGTCATGCATGTCTGTGTTCAAGCACATGTGTGTGATAAATACAGTGGGGAGAACACGTTTTAATGTCCAATAGATGTGGATTCCAATTCACATGATGACTCTACCTTCTTAATTAGCTTATACTGCCttatttatggggcttccctggtggcccagatggaaaagagtccacctgcaaggcaggaggcccaggttctattcctgggtctggaagatcccctggaggaaggaatgggttTTGATGCCAACTTggcgtgaccttgagcaagttaagGACATTTCTGGGTCTCAGCTCCTTCACCTCGTCAAGTTGGGATCATGATATCTGTGCTGAAGTGTTGAGGCAAGGATTCCCAATGACGTGTCTGTACAGCTGCCTCCATGTGGAACTGTATTAAACCATCAAAGCGGGTGAGACTCAGCCCTGCTGAGCCCTCCCTCGGGGCCCAGCGACAGCACTTAATGACTCATGTTAACACTGTCATGAATACCCCATCACTTCTCTCCAGCTCAGAGAAGCATGACATGCAGATCTGGCCACAGTGTAGCCCCCTGGCAGGCACACTCCAGGCCCTGAAGATTCATCTCCTGGCCAGGTGGGCCCCCATTCCTGAGGAGCAACAGAAACCCCGTATCAAAGCCGGGACACAGACAGGCATCTTGCTTCCTTGGTGAGTGTGACCTCATTGCTGGTCTGCAGCAGTCAGACTTGTGTTCAGTGAAGCCCAGCCTGGGGGCTGAGGACCTGGTCCTTAAGGAAACCAGCCCCCCACAGCAGCCCCCCATCTGGCCCcaccctgggagaaggaaatactGTTCACAACCAGAAGAAAATGAGCTTCTTTTCTTTAGGAAACTGAGTTAAAATGTTCTGAGCATCTTTCTGCCGTCTTAACCTTTgcctttaaaaatcagaaagcaaatgattttcaaaatgacgtgtgtgtgcgtgtgtgtgtgtgtgtgtgtgtgtgagttcttTGGTTTATGGCTGCTGTGCCTGGTTACCTGATTACCAAGATCATTTTGATGTTGCAAAGTTGAGATACTTTCAACTTCCAGACCAAGGACACCCACTTAAGAAAGTGACTGAGGACCTCTGGAGTATGCAGAAGGGGGGCAGTCTATGGAGTTAGAGACGCTGGCTTCATCCCTGGCCAGTTCTGTCACTTAATCTTTTTGAGTCTCAGTAGCCTCATCTCAAAAATGTGGATGAGAAgctttttttcttgtcattgtaGCAGGGATGAAATGGAGTGCAATAATGTTTGGACGGGTCTTATAAGCTCCACTGTGCCGTAAGAGATTAGTTAACACTTCACTCTGTACTTCCTACACATGCTGGTGACCCTCCAGCAGGAACCTCCAGGCCAGAGCATCAGGCCACTGCTGGAGGATGTACCACGTGATGAGCTGGCctccagccccccgccccccacgacCTGACCACTTGGAGTTAGCTCCTCAGGGCATGGTCATGAACCACCCTCATCAGAATCACCTAAACAACTCactaaatgcagatttccagacCGACCTCAGAAGtgtgacccaggaatctaactctTAACCAGCACCCCAGTttctcaggtgattctgataaaTCCTGAAGTACAAGAAGAGTAAATCCAACAGTGCTCATAGCAATGTGTTTAGCTCACGCATTTATTCCACAAACAGTACCTGGTCACCTATCTCTTGTTAGGGGCTACTTGTGGGAACAAAGTCTTTGGGAGCAAGTGAGATATGCAGGTGAATATCTCACTCTGATGCCAAGTATCTAATGAAGACACAGCCAACCCTGAAGTCAGCAGGCCACGTGATGGGCCAAGTGATGAGGAGATGGCTGGCTTCCggttcatttcctcctctggtggGCAAAGCGCTGCGCACACAGCGTCTTGTTATTTCTTACCAGAACCCTGAGAGGCAAAGGACAATGAGGCTCCGTGAGGTCCAGTAACTTGCCAGGATCCTGTGACATCAGTGGTGTGTTGGTAGAGGTTCAGTCACAGGGTAAGAGGGGGGTCCTGATCCACACACCCTCCCCCTGGGATCTTTTTCTAAGatctgttgatttatttttgcctgcactgggtcttcgttgctgcacgcgggctttctctagctgtgctgAGTGGGGGCCTCTCTCCAGTGGCAGGGCACCGGCCTCCGCccgtggtggcctctcttgttccAGCCTGAGAGCTCTCGAGTGCAGCTTCTGTAGTGACAGTACACGAGCCCAGCTGCCCCTTGACATGTGAGATTTTCCGGGAGCAGGgtttgaacctgcgtctcctgcattggcaggcagattcttagccactggatcacttgggaagccctcctcCTGGGGTCCTGACAGAAAGACAGAAGGGCCACAGTTGGTGCACGCTTTCCCGGGCAGGAGCTGGGAGCCTGCCTGCTCAGAGTTCTCGGGGTCTCCACCAAGCCACACCAGCCACCCTCTTGCCCTTTTTCTGAAGAGTTCCTGCAGGGTGTGTCATTCAGGTCCCTCACAGCCTGGCCGCAGCTGCCCCACGAGACCCAAAGCACATGGTGTGTGGGCTGGCAGATGGccacaggggagcctgggctgGGAGTGCTGAGTATCAGCCACCCCAGGGCTCTGCTGAGACTAGCCTTGGACAGGCAGAGGCATCCATCCACCTGTGAGCGCTCAGGGTCAGATAAAGGCCTCTCTGGTCTAGGGGATGTCTCAGCATCACCCCAGCAGGCTTGAGGATGCGGCTGAAGCCCAGGCTGAAGGGCGGCGGGAAGACAGCCCCGTGAACCAAGCGCCCCCAGGAGGGTAGCACCTGCCCCGGGGACAGGCTGGGGAGGCCCTGGGAGACATCCGGGGCCGGGGCCTTGATCACAGAGGTTGGAGAGAGGTGTGTTTGTTCCCTTTTTGGCAAAGGGAGCCCACCTGAGCTCCCCAGGCTCAGCCCAGAGAGGGAGAAACTTCAGCGCCGCGAAGCCCCGAGGGACAGGTGGGGCAGGACCTCCCCGTCCGCGTCTGGCCAGGCTGGGGCTGCGGCTCGGACGGGTAGCCCTGCGGCATGAAGGTGCCCAGGCATCCCTCCCTTTTCTCGGGCAGACTTCCTTGACTCAGCCTGTCTTTGACACACATTCGGGGAGgattggggagtgggggtgggagacaGGAAGCTACCAAGAGCCAATCACCCCGCACCGGAGCCTTCAGGGCTGGTtctttctgagtgtgtgtgtgtgtgcgcgcgcgctcgCGCGCCTCAGCGGGGAATTTCTGTGATAGAAGCAGCCAGATTCTGGAGTGAGCCAGacgagaggagagggaagaacaaGAGGGGAGGAGAAAACTGGTGAGGGGTGCGGGAGACAGACGGAGAGAACAGCAGTGGGTGAGAAAGAAAGCAcagcagaggggagagagagtaagtggggaggaaggcagagaggaaagCGAGGAGAGCAAGCAGCAGAGAACGGGAGGCAGAGAAAGCAAGGTTGCAGGAGGGGCCGCGGAGACCGGGACGGAGCGCggagggatggggtgagaggCGGCCGCCGGCGCCCGCAATCGGGGATCCGAGGGCGCGCAAAGCTCCGGGTTCGGCGGCGCACGGGCGGTTGCCCGGGAGGTGGCGCCGGGCTCCGGGGTGGCCGTGCGCCCTCTccggggggcggggagcgggaGCCATGGCGGCGGGGGCCGGGGGGCGCGGGGCGGCGGCGCGGCCGCCGAGGGGCTGAGCCGGCGGCGGGCTGCGCCATGGCGGCGCGGGGCGGCGGGCCCTGAGCGCCGGCGGCGGGCGCGCACCATGAACTCGTGGGACGCGGGCCTGGCGGGGCTGCTGGTGGGCACGATGGGCGTCTCGCTGCTGTCCAACGCGCTGGTGCTGCTCTGCCTGCTGCATAGCGCCGACATCCGCCGGCAGGCGCCGGCGCTCTTCACCCTGAACCTCACGTGCGGCAACCTGCTGTGCACCGTGGTCAACATGCCGCTCACGCTGGCCGGCGTTGTGGCCCAGCGGCCGCCGGCCGGGGACCGCCTGTGCCGCCTGGCCGCCTTCCTCGACACCTTCCTGGCCGCCAACTCCATGCTCAGCATGGCCGCGCTCAGCATCGACCGCTGGGTGGCCGTGGTCTTCCCGCTGAGCTACCGCGCCAAGATGCGCCTCCGCGACGCCGCGCTCATGGTGGCCTACACGTGGCTGCACGCGCTCACCTTCCCGGCCGCCGCGCTCGCCCTGTCCTGGCTCGGCTTCCACCAGCTCTACGCGTCCTGCACGCTCTGCAGCCGGCGGCCCGACGAGCGCCTGCGCTTCGCCGTCTTCACGGGCGTCTTCCACGCGCTCAGCTTCCTGCTCTCCTTCGTCGTGCTCTGCTGCACATATTGCAAGGTGCTCAAGGTGGCCCGCTTCCACTGCAAGCGCATCGACGTGATCACCATGCAGACGCTGGTGCTGCTGGTGGACATCCACCCCAGGTGAGGACGCGGGCAGGGGACTCGGTGGAGgagcggggttggggggggatcTTTGTCCGGGAAACAGGGTCCTTGACTCCCCCCAGGCTCCATCGTGCAGCTTTGGGCAAGCCCCTTTAACACCTAGCCTctgtgtcctctttggaaaactgAGGTGGGGGAAAGGGGCAACGTTGTGGGTCTCAAGACAGGTGCTTAGAGCATCAACCAAGCAGGACCACCCAAAAGGTGGGTGAGATATGAACGAATACGTTCCATGACTCATCGGGATGGAAACCACAGAGAATCGGAACTTTGCTGGACCTCTTATTTTCCGTGTGTAGTGTTCACTTTAAGTAACAGCGTATAGGAAGGCAGTGATCTCTGTTCACTGCTGAAGGCCTTTGCACGGCTCTCTTCAGGCCCTGAGAGCCTGGCCGGGATGCTTGGGGTGCTGCTGAGAGCTCTTCAGACAGCAGCCTGCCACTCTGCTGGCTCTTTCCTTTCTCCGGTGCCTGGCActgcctctgtctcctgctcATGTGTGTGCGCccgagggagggaggaagagagagagtcCTGGGCGGCCCTTCCTCTGTGGTCCTTAAAGGAGCCTCCAagggctctggggtgggggtgggggtgggggtggggggttggcctcctgcccctcccagaCAGCGCCCTCTGGTGTCTCCTGGACTTGGGAGTCCCTGCAGAGGAAGGGTGTCATCCTGAGGCTCCCATGGCGAAACCTGCCCACCCACCTCCATCCTCCCGTGGCTGCTGTTCTTCAGGAAGGCAGCTCGGGCCGGGCAGTGCAGGTTAGGGTGCCTCCCCCTCCCCGACCCCAGCAGGTCCTAccatgccccccgccccccaacccccagcctctCAGGGACAGAAGGCGGAAAGACTCTTAGCTGAGCTGTCCCGAGAGCACCTTGGCTTTCctcaggaggagaggggagtgagGAGGGGACCTGCTGCTGGGTCCCTGTTCTCTAGACTCTGCTATTTTATGTCCTGATGCTCCAGACCCTTGAAGGGTGAGGCAGGCAGAGAGGACCGGTGCACGGGAggccaggggccagggagggagCTCGGTCCCCAGGGTGCGAATGCCTCCCGGGTCGCAAGCTCCTAGTGAGGGGAGTCAGTCTGGCCAAAGGCTCCTTCAGTTCTGAGTTATTCTGCGCATGGGCAAAAAACAAAGACCTTGAGCTTCACTCTGTCTGAACACAGAAGGGCATGTAAGCCTGTGTTCACTGTTCCCCTCAGGATGGTCCTTGCAGAT
This window harbors:
- the GPR26 gene encoding G-protein coupled receptor 26, with product MNSWDAGLAGLLVGTMGVSLLSNALVLLCLLHSADIRRQAPALFTLNLTCGNLLCTVVNMPLTLAGVVAQRPPAGDRLCRLAAFLDTFLAANSMLSMAALSIDRWVAVVFPLSYRAKMRLRDAALMVAYTWLHALTFPAAALALSWLGFHQLYASCTLCSRRPDERLRFAVFTGVFHALSFLLSFVVLCCTYCKVLKVARFHCKRIDVITMQTLVLLVDIHPSVRERCLEEQKRRRQRASRKISTFIGTFLVCFAPYVITRLVELSSAVPISAHWGVLSKCLAYSKAASDPFVYSLLRHQYRKSCKEILNRVLHRRSLRSSGLTRDSHSQNILPVSE